A segment of the Micromonospora sediminicola genome:
GCGCGACCCGGCGGTGGAGGCGTCGGTGCGGCGGGCCCGGGCGCCGTTCCTCGACAGCGACGAGATCCCCTCCCCGGACGGGACGCCGGAGACGCACGCCATGCGGTGGCCGGGCACCGAGCTGCGCCGGGATGCCCGGTTCACCGACGTCCGGCAGTCCGAGATCGAGCGCCGCGTCACGATGGGCGCGGACGACTACGTCGCTCTGTTGTCGACCGTCTCGGCCTACCTGGAACTGTCGGCGGATCGGCGGGAGCAGGTCTTCCGGCGGATCCGGGAGGTGCTGCCCGACACGGTCGAGGTCACCACCGACGTCACCGTCCACCTCGCCCGCCGGCGGCCGGACGCCTCGTCCTGACCTGCCCCCGGCTGCCGGTCACTGGATGGTGGTGGCGGCCGGGTGGTCGAAGGACGTGGGGCAGCGGAACACGTAGAGAGAGTAGCCCCGCCCGATCGTCACCTCCGTCGGCGCTGCGGACGCTCCGGGCGGGTCCTCCACCGGCCGCCAACTGCCGTCCGTCCCGTGCCACTCGGAGGAGTCGGCGGTGAACAGCAGCGTCATCGGGGTGCCGCACTCGGCGCAGTCCACCGGGTGGGGGTCGGTCAGCGACCAGTTCGCGAAGCCGCCGACCTTCCAACCCGGGGCCAGTGACAGGTCCACCTGGTAGGTGTCCTCGTCCTCGTCCTCCCAGTCCCTGATCCGGGCGTCCAGGTCATCGGGCAGCAGCCCGCCGTACTGGTATTCGCGGATCCGCTCCGGATGCAGCACGCAGGACGCGGGCAGGTAGGAGTCGTTGACCACTGGTGGTTCGGGGGCGGTCGCCACCGGCTCGGTCACGTCGTCGGCGCGCCGCCAGAACAGCCGTACCTTGGGGCTGTATCCCAGCTCGGGGTGGTCCAGCGGGCACCACAGGACCTGCATCACGTCCGTGTCGTCGGGCCCGACGAAGTCGGGGACGTCCCGACGGTGCAGTTGGGCCACCGGGACCATCGGTATCGGCTGGTCCACCAGGTGGTGGGGCTCGGAGAAGCCCAGGGGCGACAGCTGCGCCCGCTGCTCGTCGGTCACCTCGTCGGCGGCGAGGATCGCCCGGTCGCGGTGCACCGACGCCGGGGTCCGGAGCTGGAAGACGTAGTGCGCGTCGCCGTCGTCGCAGACCGGCCACGCCTCGTGCGCCGGCCAGAGCAGCGGCCCGCCGACCGAACTGTCGGCGACCGTCGGGCGGCCCGGGCGGGGGTGCAGCCGGGTGGCCGTGGTCGAGTGGGCGGTCAGCTCGGGGAAGAGGGCCGCGACGTCGACAGGGCGCGGCGGCGTGGTGCGGGTCACGGTCGACGATCATAGAGAGCGGGTACGACGGACAATCCTGTTGCGGGCGTCCGCCGCGACGGACAGGCTGCCCGGCATGCCGATGCACGAGGGACAGCTCACCGTCACCCCTGCCACCGTGCGTGGGCTGGTCGACGCACAGTTCCCCGCGTGGCGGGACCTGCCCGTCCGCCCGGTGGCCTCGGAGGGCACGGTCAACGCCGTCTTCCGCCTGGGTGAGGGCCTCGCCGTCCGGCTCCCGCTGCAACCGCAGGAGCCCGAGGTCGCGCGGCGCTGGCTGGAACGCGAGGCGGACGCGGCCCGGGAGCTGCTGGGGCGTACCCGCTTCCCCACCCCGGAGCCGGTCGCGCTCGGCGCGCCCGGCGCCGGCTATCCGCTGCCCTGGTCGGTCCAGACCTGGCTGCCCGGCGTGGTGGGGACCGACCGGGACCCGGGTGACTCGTACGCCTTCGCCGACGACCTGGCCGAGTTCGTCGACGGCGTCCGGGCCATCGACACCCGGGGGCGCACGTTCGACGGCCCGGGCCGGGGCGGTGACCTGCCCACGCACGACGAGTGGATGGAGACCTGCTTCCGGCACAGCGAGTCGTTGCTGGACGTGCCGCTGCTGCGGCGGTTCTGGGCGGCGATGCGGGAGCTGCCCCGGGGTGACACGCCGGACCGGATGACCCACGGCGACCTGATCCCCGGCAACGTCCTCGTCACCGACGGGCGGCTGGCCGGGGTGCTGGACGTGGGCGGGCTGGGGCCGGCTGATCCGGCGCTCGACCTGGTCGGCGCCTGGCACCTGCTCGGGGCCGGGCCGCGCCGGGCGCTGCGGCGGCGTCTCGGCTGCGACGACCTGGCGTGGGAACGGGGCCGGGCGTGGGCGTTCGCCCAGGCGATGGGGCTGGTCTGGTACTACCGGGAGTCCAACCCGGTGATGAGCCGGACGGGCCGGCGCACGCTGGAGCGGATCACCGCCGACCCGCCGCCGGGCTGAGCCGGGGCCAGGCGGGTCGCCACGCCGGCTCGGGCACCGGCGGCAGCGCCGCGACGTGGTCGAGGATCGCCCGCAGCCCCGGGTGCGGGTTGGTCCGGGGCAGCAGGAGCGAGATCGGGTACGCCGGCGTCGGGTCCACGAGCGGGATGCGACGCAGGTCGTGGCCCGCCGGCCAGACGTAGCGGTCGCGTGCGCCCACCAGGGTGGCCACGTCGGCGGAGCCGGCGATGGCGTCGAGGAGGACCTCGTCGCCGAAGTTCGGGCCGGTCGCGTCGACGCGCAGGTCGAACGCGGTGACGAGCTGGTCGTAGAACTCCGACCACTCGCTGCGCGGCACGATGCCGGGCACCCGGATGAGGTGTCCGCGCAGTCGCGACGGGGTCACCGACCGGGCGGACGCGAGCGGGTGCCGGGGGCCGACGAGGAGTTGCAGCGGGGAGTCGAACGCGTGGACCATCCGGACGTCGGGCGGCAGGGCGGCCGGGTCGGTGACGGTGCGGAACGCGGCGTCGATGTCGCCGGCCTGCACGGCGGCGGCGACCCGGCGCGGGTCGTCGACGCGGAGGGTCACCACGTCGACGTCGGCGCCGGGATGTGACCGCCAGTAGTCGTGCAGGACCACGGCCTGCGCGCTGCGCAGCCCGAGGACGTCCACGCGCGGGGCCCGTGACCCCGGCCGGACCGCGGCGACCGCGCGGTCCGCGCTCACCACCACACCCCGGGCGTACGGGAGGAACGCCCGGCCGTCGAGCGTCAGCTCGACCCCCCGGGCGGTACGGGTGAACAGGCGGACCCTCAGGTCGCGTTCCAGGGCGGCGACGCGCTTGGAGACCGCCTGCGGGGTCACGCCCAGCTCGTCGGCGGCGTGGCGCAGCTGCCCGAGTTCGGCCGCCCGGACGAACGATCGCACTGCCTCGGTGTCCACCGGCCCACCCTAGGGCCGCCCCACCGATGGTTGTGGCTCGCCGATCGCCGGTTGTTTGATCCGCCGCCCGCGCGGCCGGTGTGATGCGCCGGTGAAACTCGGATCGGGCTTCGGCTGGCTGTGGGCGGCGTACGCGGTCAGCACGTACGGCACGTGGACCGCGTTCGGGGCGTTTCCGCTGCTCGCGGTGCGGGTGCTGCACTCGTCGGCGTTCGCGGTGTCGCTGCTGGAGGCGGCCGGGCTCGCCGTCGCGGCGGTCGTGGCGATCCCGCTCGGGCCGTGGGTGGCGCACCGGCCCAAGCGGCCGGTGATGGTCGCCACCGACCTGTCCCGATTCGTCGCGACGGCGAGCGTGCCGGTGGCGTACCTGCTCGGGGTGTTGACCTACGGTCAGCTGCTGGTCGTCGCGGTCACCTGCGGCGCGGCGGGCATCGCGTTCGGCGCGGCGTCCGGGGCGTACCTGAAGCACCTCGTCCCGGGCGGGCGCCTGCTCGTGGCGAACGCGCGGTTCGAGGGTACGAGCTGGGTGGCGACCGCGGTCGGCCCGCCGGTGGGCGGCGCGCTCGTCGGGCTGCTCGGCCCGGTCGTCACCGTCGCGGCCGACGCGCTGAGCTATCTGCTGTCTGCGTTCGCGGTCCGCCGGATCCGGGGGGACGACGTGGCCGCGCCCCGCGCCGCGGGCGCCCGGCTGACCGGAGCCGACCTGGTCCGGGGCTGGCGGTTCATCCGCCACGACCGCGTCCTGCGGCGCCTGTTCCTCAACTCGGTGCTGGTCGGCGGTCTGATCATGGCCACCGCGCCGCTGCTGGCCGTCCTGCTGCTGGGCGACTACCACCTCCCGGCCTGGCAGTACGGGCTGGCCTTCGGCGTCCCGGCGCTCGGCGGTCTGGTGGGCGCCCGTCTCTCCGCGCCCCTGGTCCGGCGGCACGGCCGGCACCGGGTGATGATCGTGTCCGGCTGGCTGCGAGCGGTCTTCCCGCTCGGCCTCGCGTTCGTCGGTCCCGGCGTCTCCGGGCTGCTGACCGTGATCGTCGTCGAGGCTCTGCTGATCACGTGCATGGGCGTGTTCAACCCGATCCACGCCACCGAACGGCTGCGCCGAACTCCCCCCGACCACGCCGCCCAGGTGCTCACCGCGTGGAGTGTGAGCAGCCGGCTCACGCAGGCCGTCCTGATGCTGGCCTGGGGCGTCCTGGCGACGCGCGTCGGCCCGCTCGCCGCGATCACCGTCTCCGGTGTCCTGCTGCTCGCCACCCCGCTCCTGCTGCCCCGACCGGAACCGGGGCGCGGGCCCGAGGCCGACGCCGCACCCGGGGGGCAGCGAGCTGTCGGTGCGCCGCGCTAACGTCGGCCGCGACTGTGCGGGGAGGTCGGTCGTGCTCGACGACATGCGGGTGCTGCGTGGCGCGGTGGAACGCTACCGGAGGGCGGCGACCGCCGCCGGTGTCCCGTGGGACACCGACGAGCGGGCCGACGCGCTCGGCGTCGAGGCGCTCTGCCGCGTCTTCGACGTCGACCGCATCGCGGAGCAGGCGATCTGGTTCCACCACGAGGGCCTGCCGTATGCGCGGGTCCTGCCCGAGGGTGGTCATCCGCTGCTCTGGGACAACGCCGACAACCTCCTCGGCTACCTGTCCATGGCGGTCGGGGTCCCCTTCCCCTGGCGGCATCAGCTGCCGCTGCTCATCTGCGACCGCATCGTCTTCACCTTCGTGCTCGCCGGCGACCACGAGGGGGAGATCTGGCGCTACCAGATCGAGGTGGACGACCGGAACCCGGTCCGCGCCGCCACCAGCCTGGCGGCGCTGGTCTCCGCGTGGACCGACGGGTTCGCGGCGGGGGTCTACGCGCGCTCGCCGTACGACACCTGGCTGCACGTCGGGCCCGACGACCGTGACCCCGTCGACGTGCTCGTCGAGTGCGGTCTCGACCCGTTCGCCTTCCCGGTGCACGTCTCGGCGTACTCCCACCACGACCTGCTGCGGGCCCGGCAACGGGAGTGCGGTGTCAACCCGGACCACGCCGACGACTTCGACCGCCAGGAGGAGTTGCTCGGCGCGGTCGATGTCGCGCTCGCCTCGCTCCGCGCCTGACCCGGGAGGTCCCTCGTGGAGGAACGGTCCTAGACCGGACGGCCGAAGGTGACGGCGTCCCGCACGAGCGGGGGCACCCGCTCCGCGAGCTGCTGGTCCGGCCGGGCGCCGAGGGCGTCGTTGACCGTGGAGAACGCCAACCGGAAGGCGACCAGGGTGGTCGCCTCGAAGATCTCCCGGTCGCTGAGGCCGGCCTCGCGCAGGCCCCGCACGTCGTCCTCGGTGGTGGCGTTGGGGTCCCGCACGACCTGACGGGCCCATCCGGCCAGGGCGGCCTCCCGGCCGGACAGCTCGCCGTCGGCGCCGCCCAGCACGTCCGCGGCGGTCGCCTCGTCGCTGAGGTCGGCCAGCCGGGCACCCCAGGCCAGGGCGCAGTAGGCGTCACCACGGGCGGCGGCGGTGGCGGCGACCAGCACGGCCACCTCCCGCGCCGACAGCCCCGAGTCGCCCAGCAGCTCGGCGCGGACGGCCTGGAACGACGCGGACACGTCCGGACGCCAGCACCAGACGCGGGTGAGGTTGTTGACGTAGCCGTCGGAGGCGACGTCCTCGTCGTAGGCGGCGGTGACCGCCGGACCCGGCGGCGGGTCGGGAAGGAAGGTCGGGCGACTCATGGAGGCAGTGTGCCGGAATTTCTGGGCCACCCGGAGACCGATGGACGACAATTCGCGGAGCCGGCCCCGGACGGTCGCGTCGATCCGCGCCTATGATCCACCCACGGCGCGACCGGGGCGGGGGAACGGAATGATCAAGTCGATCTTCTTCGATGTCGGCGGGACGATCCTGGACGAGTCCCGCGAGTTCGCCGACTGGGCGGACTGGCTGGGCGTGCCCCGGCACACCTTCTCGGCGGTGTTCGGCGCGGTGATCGCCCGGGGCCTGGGCTACCAGGAGGTGTTCCGCGTGTTCCGGCCCGACTTCGACCTCACCGCCGAACTCGACCGCCGGGTGGCCGCCGGCGTGCCGGAGACGTTCGGCGAGGAGGATCTCTATCCCGACGCGCGCGCGTGCCTGACCGCCCTGGCGGAGCAGGGCCTGCACCTGGGGCTGGCCGGCAACCAGCCGGCTCACGCCGAGGCCAGCCTGCGCGCCCTCGGCCTTCCGGTGGACGTCATCGGCACGTCGCACGGGTGGGGTGTGGACAAGCCGGCACCGGCGTTCTTCACCCGGGTCGTCGAGGCGGGCGGCGGTGACGCGTCGTCCATCCTGTACGTCGGCGACCGGCCCGACAACGACGCCCGCCCGGCCATGGCGGCCGGCATGCCGGCGTGCCTGATCCGGCGCGGCCCGTGGGGACACATCCTCGACATGCCGGACGTGGCCCAGCGGTGCCTGTTCCGCATCGGCTCGCTGGCCGAGCTTCCGGACCTGGTGGCCGAGCACAACGCGGCGGGCGAGCGGATTCGTTGATCGCGCCATCCGCCCTGTTTCGGTGCAGATAATGCCTGTATGGGGAGGATAATCAGGTCCCAGCTGATCAGCTGGGGTGGGCCCGGCACCCGAGCAACCCGCCTGGAGCTCTTCTACGACCTGGTGTTCGTCTTCGCGTTCTTCAACGTCTCCACCCTCACCAGCAAGAACCTCACGGCGCAGTCGCTGCTGGAGGCGCTGCTCGTGCTGGTCCTGCTGTGGTGGTGCTGGACCGGCTTCGTCACGATCGGCAACGCGGTCCGGTCCGACGAGGGCGTCATGCCGCTGATCGGGCTCGCCATGATGGTGCCGGTGTTCCTCCTGGCGGTCAGCGTGGGGGTGGCGTTCCGCGATGAGCCGGGTGGTCTCTACGGCCCGTGGCTGTTCGCCGTGGCGTACCTGATGACCTGGGGGCTGAAGGCGACCGCACTCTGGACCATCGCGCGGGCGGAGGGCACACCGCGCCGGTCCGCGCTGTTGCTGGTCGGGCCGGCGCTGGTCAGTACGGTGGTCGTCCTGTTGGCGGCGGTGGTGCCGCAGCGGATCGTGGCGGCCGGCGCGGTGCAGAACGTGCGGATCGGGTTCTGGGTCGTCGCCCTGGTGCTGGAGTACCTGGGCGGACTGCTGCTCGCCCGAACGGGCTGGCGACTGCGCTCGGTGGGGCACGCGGCCGAACGGCACGCGCTGATCGTGCTCGTCGCCCTCGGCGAGTCGGTGATCGCGCTGGGGATCGGCGCGTCGGCGCAGTACGGCCGCCCGGTGGGTCTGCCGACGGTCGTCGCGTCGGCGCTGGGCATCGTCGTGATCGCCGCGCTCTGGTGGCTGTACTTCGACTGGATCGCCGCGGCCGTGGAACAACGCCTGCACGGCGTACGCGGGCCGAGCCGGATCCCCCTCGCGCGGGACGTCTACAGCTACCTGCACCTGCCGCTGGTCGTCGGGATCATCCTCTTCGCCCTCAGCCTCGAACGGCTGCTGAGCATCCTGCTGCACGCCGAGCATCCGACCGGTGCGGAACGACCCGGTCAGTTGCATCCGCTCCTGCTCTACGGCGGGGTGATCCTCTTCGCGCTCGCCCTGGTGGCGATCGAGCTGCGCGCGTTGCGCCGACTCGACCGGGTGCTGCTGGGAGCGGCCCTGGTCCTCGCCGCGCTGGTGCCGGTGGCGTACCAGGTGCCGGAGCTGGCCGCGCTGGCGCTGCTCGCCGGCGTCACTCTCGGGGTCGTGACCGTCCAGCTCCGGGTGACCCGGACGCTACGTCGGGAGGTCCGCCGGGTGGCACTCGACGAGCAGACGCGGATGGAGACCGAGCTGAACCGGTGGCGGGCCCGCCGGCTGTGAACACACGCCGCCCCCGGGTCAGCTCGCCACGGCGGTGCGGTTTCCGAGCGGATCGGCGAGCAGCGGCGCGAAGCCCAGCTCGGCGGCGCCGATCAGCGTGGTGTCGTCACCGAAAGCCGACACCCGCAGCTCGACCTTGTCCCGCGACACGGGCAGCACGTTGGCCCGGATCCGGCGGCGCACGTGCGGGGCCGAGCCCTGGAACACCTCGCGGAGCGTGCCGCCGAAGATCACCACCCCGGGGTTGAACAGGTTGATCACGTTCGCCACCCCGATGCCCAGCCAGTCGCCGACGCGCCGCAACGCTTCCTGGGCGGCGAGGTCGCCCCGGGCCGCGTCGGCGACCACGGCCCGCACCGCCTCCCGGCCGATGCTGTCGGCGGGACGGCCGGCCGCGTCGAGCAGCGCCCGCTCCCCGACCTCGGCCTCCAGGCAGCCGTGGGAACCGCAGAGGCAGGGCCGACCCTGGTAGGGGTTCACCAGCATGTGACCGACCTCGGAGCCGTAGCCACCGTCCCCGCCGAGCAGGTCGCCACCGACGATGATCCCGCCGCCGACACCGACGTCGCCGTGCAGGTAGACCAGGTTGCGCACCCCGACCCCGGCACCACGCTGGTGTTCGGCGACCGCGCCGAGGTGGGCCTCGTTGCCGACGAGCACCGGCAGGCCCAGGTCCAACCGCCGGGCCAGTTCGGCGCCGAACGCCTGGTCCACCCACCCGAGGTCCGGCCCGTACCGCACCAGCCCGTCGCCCGGCCGGATCATCCCGCAGTAGGACGCCCCGACCCCGACGCACACCGACCCGGGTGGCGCGCCGTGCTGCAACGCCCGACCGAGGTCGGCGAGCACGGACACCACGAAGTCGAGGTCGGCCCCGGCCCTCGGCCTGGTCGCCTCCAGGCGGCCGGACACCACCCCGCCCAGACCGACACGGGCGGCCACGAGCCGGTCCACCGCGATGTCGAAGGCGAGGACGTGCACGGCGTCGGACGCCGGCCGGACCAGCAGGGACGGTCGGCCGGTCCGCCCGGTGGCCGGGGCGGACCCCTCGCGGACCAGTCCCGCCGCCGCGAGTTCGCCGGTCAGCGCCAGCACCGTGCTGCGGTTGACGCCCAGCTCCTCGGCCAGCCGGACGCGCGAGACCGGGCCGCCCAGGTGGACACGGCGGAGCAGCGCGGCGAGGTTACGCCGGTGGCTGTCCCCCGTCGCGGGTCGCTCCGCGGCCAGACCGTTCAGCATCGACCACTCCGTCAGATGGCAACTGGCACGACAAGGATAGATGGCCCGCCAGCGCGCGGACGTTTGCCGAGTGGTCCGGCCGGTCACCTGTGGTGCATGTTCGACGACTTCACCGACGAGCGGATCGACGTCGGGGAGGTGGAGCTGCGGGTCCGCCACGCGGGGCAGGGCCCGCCCGTCCTCCTGATCCACGGCCATCCCCGCACCGGAGCGACCTGGCACCGGGTCGCCCCGCGGCTGGTGGAGCGGGGGTTCGCCGTCGTCTGCCCGGACATGCGCGGCTACGGGCGGTCCGGAAAGGCGGACCTGCGCCCGGACCACTCCCAGCAGTCCAAGCGGGCGGTGGCGGCGGACCTGCGGCGGCTGATGGACCTCCTCGGCCACCCGAGGTTCGCCACGGTCGGGCACGACCGCGGGGCCTACGTGGCGCTGCGCCTGGCACTGGACCACCCGGACGCGGTCGACCGCCTGGTGGTCCTCGACGGCGTGCCGATCAGCGAGGCGCTGGCGAGGTGCGACGCGACCTTCG
Coding sequences within it:
- a CDS encoding alpha/beta fold hydrolase, with the translated sequence MFDDFTDERIDVGEVELRVRHAGQGPPVLLIHGHPRTGATWHRVAPRLVERGFAVVCPDMRGYGRSGKADLRPDHSQQSKRAVAADLRRLMDLLGHPRFATVGHDRGAYVALRLALDHPDAVDRLVVLDGVPISEALARCDATFAREWFHWFFFAQPDIPERVITADPDAWYAAKARPESMGAENHREFLQAVRDPATVRAMLEDYRAGLGVDREHEEADRRAGRSVRCPTLFLWSTRDDMERLYGDPLAVWRPWADDLRGHPIESGHHVAEENPDDLTEALHRFLT
- a CDS encoding LysR family transcriptional regulator is translated as MDTEAVRSFVRAAELGQLRHAADELGVTPQAVSKRVAALERDLRVRLFTRTARGVELTLDGRAFLPYARGVVVSADRAVAAVRPGSRAPRVDVLGLRSAQAVVLHDYWRSHPGADVDVVTLRVDDPRRVAAAVQAGDIDAAFRTVTDPAALPPDVRMVHAFDSPLQLLVGPRHPLASARSVTPSRLRGHLIRVPGIVPRSEWSEFYDQLVTAFDLRVDATGPNFGDEVLLDAIAGSADVATLVGARDRYVWPAGHDLRRIPLVDPTPAYPISLLLPRTNPHPGLRAILDHVAALPPVPEPAWRPAWPRLSPAAGRR
- a CDS encoding aminoglycoside phosphotransferase family protein gives rise to the protein MPMHEGQLTVTPATVRGLVDAQFPAWRDLPVRPVASEGTVNAVFRLGEGLAVRLPLQPQEPEVARRWLEREADAARELLGRTRFPTPEPVALGAPGAGYPLPWSVQTWLPGVVGTDRDPGDSYAFADDLAEFVDGVRAIDTRGRTFDGPGRGGDLPTHDEWMETCFRHSESLLDVPLLRRFWAAMRELPRGDTPDRMTHGDLIPGNVLVTDGRLAGVLDVGGLGPADPALDLVGAWHLLGAGPRRALRRRLGCDDLAWERGRAWAFAQAMGLVWYYRESNPVMSRTGRRTLERITADPPPG
- a CDS encoding HAD family hydrolase, translating into MIKSIFFDVGGTILDESREFADWADWLGVPRHTFSAVFGAVIARGLGYQEVFRVFRPDFDLTAELDRRVAAGVPETFGEEDLYPDARACLTALAEQGLHLGLAGNQPAHAEASLRALGLPVDVIGTSHGWGVDKPAPAFFTRVVEAGGGDASSILYVGDRPDNDARPAMAAGMPACLIRRGPWGHILDMPDVAQRCLFRIGSLAELPDLVAEHNAAGERIR
- a CDS encoding MFS transporter, producing the protein MKLGSGFGWLWAAYAVSTYGTWTAFGAFPLLAVRVLHSSAFAVSLLEAAGLAVAAVVAIPLGPWVAHRPKRPVMVATDLSRFVATASVPVAYLLGVLTYGQLLVVAVTCGAAGIAFGAASGAYLKHLVPGGRLLVANARFEGTSWVATAVGPPVGGALVGLLGPVVTVAADALSYLLSAFAVRRIRGDDVAAPRAAGARLTGADLVRGWRFIRHDRVLRRLFLNSVLVGGLIMATAPLLAVLLLGDYHLPAWQYGLAFGVPALGGLVGARLSAPLVRRHGRHRVMIVSGWLRAVFPLGLAFVGPGVSGLLTVIVVEALLITCMGVFNPIHATERLRRTPPDHAAQVLTAWSVSSRLTQAVLMLAWGVLATRVGPLAAITVSGVLLLATPLLLPRPEPGRGPEADAAPGGQRAVGAPR
- a CDS encoding ROK family transcriptional regulator — protein: MLNGLAAERPATGDSHRRNLAALLRRVHLGGPVSRVRLAEELGVNRSTVLALTGELAAAGLVREGSAPATGRTGRPSLLVRPASDAVHVLAFDIAVDRLVAARVGLGGVVSGRLEATRPRAGADLDFVVSVLADLGRALQHGAPPGSVCVGVGASYCGMIRPGDGLVRYGPDLGWVDQAFGAELARRLDLGLPVLVGNEAHLGAVAEHQRGAGVGVRNLVYLHGDVGVGGGIIVGGDLLGGDGGYGSEVGHMLVNPYQGRPCLCGSHGCLEAEVGERALLDAAGRPADSIGREAVRAVVADAARGDLAAQEALRRVGDWLGIGVANVINLFNPGVVIFGGTLREVFQGSAPHVRRRIRANVLPVSRDKVELRVSAFGDDTTLIGAAELGFAPLLADPLGNRTAVAS
- a CDS encoding carboxymuconolactone decarboxylase family protein; translated protein: MSRPTFLPDPPPGPAVTAAYDEDVASDGYVNNLTRVWCWRPDVSASFQAVRAELLGDSGLSAREVAVLVAATAAARGDAYCALAWGARLADLSDEATAADVLGGADGELSGREAALAGWARQVVRDPNATTEDDVRGLREAGLSDREIFEATTLVAFRLAFSTVNDALGARPDQQLAERVPPLVRDAVTFGRPV
- a CDS encoding low temperature requirement protein A, which gives rise to MGRIIRSQLISWGGPGTRATRLELFYDLVFVFAFFNVSTLTSKNLTAQSLLEALLVLVLLWWCWTGFVTIGNAVRSDEGVMPLIGLAMMVPVFLLAVSVGVAFRDEPGGLYGPWLFAVAYLMTWGLKATALWTIARAEGTPRRSALLLVGPALVSTVVVLLAAVVPQRIVAAGAVQNVRIGFWVVALVLEYLGGLLLARTGWRLRSVGHAAERHALIVLVALGESVIALGIGASAQYGRPVGLPTVVASALGIVVIAALWWLYFDWIAAAVEQRLHGVRGPSRIPLARDVYSYLHLPLVVGIILFALSLERLLSILLHAEHPTGAERPGQLHPLLLYGGVILFALALVAIELRALRRLDRVLLGAALVLAALVPVAYQVPELAALALLAGVTLGVVTVQLRVTRTLRREVRRVALDEQTRMETELNRWRARRL